From the Rhodoferax mekongensis genome, one window contains:
- the aspS gene encoding aspartate--tRNA ligase — MAMRSHYCGLVTEALLGQTVTLCGWVNRRRDHGGVIFVDVRDREGYVQVVCDPDRADMFKVAEDIRNEYCVQIKGLVRARPEGTTNDSLKSGKIEVLCHELIVLNESVTPPFQLDEDNLSETTRLTHRVLDLRRPYMQNNLMLRYRVAMEVRKFLDANGFVDIETPMLTKSTPEGARDYLVPSRVHDGQFFALPQSPQLFKQLLMVAGFDRYYQITKCFRDEDLRADRQPEFTQIDIETSFLTEEDIRDMFQGMITTVFKNTIGVDLGEFPVMTYQDAARLYGSDKPDLRVNLQFAELTDVMKDVDFKVFSGAATMKGGRVVALRIPGGSAENGGISRGEIDAYTEFVKIYGAKGLAYIRVNDLSKGRDGLQSPIVKNIHDAALNAVLERTGAQNGDLIFFGADKEKIVNDAIGALRIKIGHSEFGKKNGLFTGGWKPLWVVDFPMFEFDEESQRYTAVHHPFTAPKEGHEDWMVSAPEKCISQGYDMVLNGWEMGGGSVRIHRADVQQKVFDALKITPEEAQLKFGFLLDALQYGAPPHGGLAFGLDRIVTLMTGAESIRDVIAFPKTQRAQCLLTQAPSPVDEKQLRELHIRLRNVDLAKTA; from the coding sequence ATGGCTATGCGTTCTCATTATTGCGGTCTCGTGACCGAAGCCCTGTTGGGCCAAACCGTGACTCTGTGTGGTTGGGTCAATCGTCGTCGTGACCACGGTGGTGTGATTTTTGTGGACGTGCGTGACCGCGAAGGCTACGTGCAAGTGGTTTGCGATCCGGACCGTGCCGACATGTTCAAGGTGGCCGAGGACATCCGTAACGAATACTGCGTGCAGATCAAGGGTTTGGTGCGTGCGCGCCCCGAAGGCACCACCAATGACAGCCTCAAGAGCGGCAAGATTGAAGTGCTGTGCCATGAACTGATCGTACTGAACGAATCGGTGACTCCTCCGTTCCAATTGGACGAAGACAACCTGTCTGAAACCACCCGCCTGACCCACCGCGTGTTGGATCTGCGCCGTCCTTACATGCAAAACAACCTGATGCTGCGCTACCGCGTGGCCATGGAAGTGCGCAAGTTCCTGGACGCCAACGGTTTTGTGGACATCGAAACCCCGATGTTGACCAAGAGCACGCCTGAAGGCGCGCGTGACTACCTGGTGCCCAGCCGTGTGCATGATGGCCAGTTCTTCGCGCTGCCCCAGTCGCCCCAGTTGTTCAAGCAGCTGCTGATGGTGGCGGGCTTTGACCGCTATTACCAGATCACCAAGTGCTTCCGCGACGAAGACTTGCGCGCGGACCGTCAGCCAGAATTCACCCAGATCGATATCGAAACCTCTTTCCTGACCGAAGAGGACATCCGTGACATGTTCCAAGGCATGATCACCACGGTGTTCAAGAACACCATCGGTGTGGACTTGGGCGAGTTCCCGGTCATGACCTACCAGGATGCGGCCCGTTTGTACGGTTCTGACAAGCCTGACTTGCGCGTGAACCTGCAATTCGCCGAACTCACCGACGTCATGAAGGACGTGGACTTCAAGGTGTTCTCCGGCGCTGCCACCATGAAGGGTGGTCGTGTGGTGGCTTTGCGTATCCCCGGTGGTTCTGCTGAAAACGGCGGTATCAGCCGTGGCGAAATCGACGCCTACACCGAGTTCGTCAAGATCTACGGTGCCAAGGGCTTGGCCTACATCCGCGTGAACGACCTGTCCAAGGGCCGTGATGGTCTGCAAAGCCCTATCGTGAAGAACATCCACGACGCAGCCTTGAATGCAGTGCTGGAGCGCACAGGTGCACAAAATGGCGACCTGATTTTCTTCGGTGCCGACAAGGAAAAAATCGTCAACGACGCCATCGGTGCCCTGCGTATCAAGATCGGCCACAGCGAGTTCGGCAAGAAGAACGGCTTGTTCACCGGCGGTTGGAAGCCATTGTGGGTGGTGGACTTCCCGATGTTTGAATTTGACGAAGAAAGCCAGCGTTACACCGCGGTACACCATCCGTTTACGGCGCCCAAGGAAGGACATGAGGACTGGATGGTCTCTGCACCTGAGAAGTGCATTTCCCAAGGCTACGACATGGTCTTGAATGGCTGGGAAATGGGTGGCGGTTCCGTCCGTATTCACCGTGCAGACGTGCAGCAGAAGGTGTTTGATGCCCTGAAGATCACACCGGAAGAAGCCCAGCTCAAATTCGGCTTCTTGCTCGATGCATTGCAATACGGCGCCCCACCCCACGGTGGTCTCGCATTCGGTTTGGACCGCATCGTGACTCTGATGACCGGCGCGGAATCTATCCGTGACGTGATCGCTTTCCCCAAGACCCAACGTGCCCAGTGCTTGCTGACCCAGGCTCCGAGCCCGGTGGATGAAAAGCAGCTGCGTGAATTGCATATCCGCTTGCGCAATGTGGATCTGGCCAAAACAGCCTGA
- the nudB gene encoding dihydroneopterin triphosphate diphosphatase has product MTNRFKIPQSVLVVIHTPQRQVLLIRRVESDPAAPPFWQSVTGAKDTEEEDWAFTAAREVWEETGLDCRTGGPLQHNLTDWELENVYPIYPRWLHRYAPGVTHNTERVFGLLVPEVCEVTLAPREHTHYCWLPHTEAADLCFSPSNAEAVLQLMHMPSAGQGERA; this is encoded by the coding sequence ATGACGAACCGCTTCAAGATTCCCCAGTCGGTATTGGTGGTGATCCATACCCCGCAGCGTCAGGTGCTTTTGATTCGACGGGTGGAGTCTGATCCCGCCGCGCCGCCTTTCTGGCAGTCGGTAACCGGCGCCAAAGACACGGAGGAAGAGGACTGGGCGTTTACGGCCGCCCGGGAAGTGTGGGAAGAGACAGGGCTGGATTGCAGAACTGGCGGTCCCCTGCAACACAACTTGACGGACTGGGAGCTGGAGAATGTGTACCCCATCTATCCGCGCTGGCTGCACCGCTACGCCCCCGGAGTCACACACAACACCGAGAGGGTGTTCGGTTTGCTCGTTCCTGAAGTATGTGAAGTAACCCTCGCACCTCGGGAGCACACTCACTATTGCTGGCTGCCTCATACAGAGGCAGCCGATTTGTGTTTTTCTCCATCCAATGCCGAAGCGGTATTGCAACTGATGCACATGCCATCCGCCGGTCAGGGGGAGCGCGCATGA
- a CDS encoding endonuclease/exonuclease/phosphatase family protein, with the protein MKTLRVVTYNIHKGVQGLGPLRRLEIHNLSHAMQLMDADVLCLQEVRKLHHREARHFPHWPQAPQADYLAPAGYEAIYRTNAITRHGEHGNALLSKWPVVQHQHEDMSDHRLEQRGLLHVELDVAGQRVHVLVVHLGLIRAGRGRQLQQLTQFIQREIPPDVPLLVAGDFNDLPAWVARQLAPAGLKAPVSKPCVTFPSRLPLVQLDHVLARGLTPVSATAPRGMSWARMSDHLPLITEWQLASETPAC; encoded by the coding sequence ATGAAGACCTTGCGGGTGGTGACCTACAACATCCACAAGGGTGTTCAGGGCCTGGGGCCTTTGCGTCGTTTGGAGATCCATAACCTGAGCCACGCCATGCAACTCATGGATGCGGATGTGCTGTGCCTGCAGGAGGTCCGCAAGCTGCACCACCGCGAGGCGCGTCATTTTCCGCATTGGCCGCAAGCTCCGCAGGCGGACTACCTGGCCCCCGCAGGCTACGAGGCCATCTACCGCACCAACGCCATCACACGCCATGGGGAGCATGGCAACGCCTTGCTGAGCAAGTGGCCGGTGGTGCAGCACCAGCATGAAGACATGTCGGACCATCGCCTGGAACAGCGGGGTTTGCTCCATGTGGAGCTGGATGTGGCGGGGCAGAGGGTGCATGTGCTGGTGGTGCATCTGGGGCTTATCCGTGCGGGGCGAGGGCGTCAATTGCAACAACTGACGCAGTTCATTCAACGGGAGATTCCACCGGACGTCCCCCTTTTGGTGGCTGGCGATTTCAATGACTTGCCCGCCTGGGTGGCCCGGCAACTGGCCCCTGCCGGATTAAAAGCGCCTGTGAGCAAGCCATGTGTCACCTTCCCGTCCCGCCTGCCGCTGGTGCAACTCGACCACGTGCTGGCGCGAGGACTCACACCTGTAAGTGCTACAGCGCCCCGGGGCATGAGTTGGGCGCGTATGTCGGACCATCTGCCCTTGATCACGGAGTGGCAGCTGGCATCGGAAACGCCCGCATGTTGA
- the clsB gene encoding cardiolipin synthase ClsB, which produces MLRSAAFASGHELQLLQGGGQYFPALISAVDAAQHEVRLETYIFHFDVQGIQVAEALERAALRGVAVYLVMDGVGTPDVPLDWQLRWNTSGVRWHQYAPLGYLGLLIPGRWRRMHRKLCVVDGDWAFCGGINVVDDFLDPNHGPLRVARLDYAVRVRGPLVTQCRQAMVQFWARLEAKLQLEQLHWREIRKNWPVLAWLPRPALPLVATPLAGSMAALVLRDNVRNRTRIERAYLKAIGEARNDIVLANAYFLPGVRLRRALKHAVRRGVRVQVVVQGQYEYFMQYHASRPVLSELVQAGVEVYEYTPGFLHAKVAVVDTIWATVGSSNLDPLSLLLAREANVVVHDVDFAQQLDTALCAVIQTSTRRWDLAADAKRPWHQRVRDRLAFGLMRVLLFFSGSRY; this is translated from the coding sequence ATGTTGAGGTCTGCCGCTTTTGCCTCAGGTCACGAGCTGCAGCTTTTGCAGGGTGGGGGGCAATACTTCCCTGCGTTGATCAGCGCTGTCGATGCCGCGCAGCATGAAGTTCGCTTGGAGACCTATATCTTCCATTTCGATGTCCAAGGCATCCAAGTGGCAGAGGCTTTGGAGCGCGCTGCATTGCGGGGGGTTGCTGTGTATCTGGTGATGGATGGCGTGGGCACACCGGATGTACCGTTGGATTGGCAACTCCGGTGGAACACCAGTGGAGTGCGTTGGCATCAATACGCCCCTCTCGGTTATTTGGGCTTGTTGATTCCGGGGCGCTGGCGGCGAATGCACCGGAAGTTGTGTGTGGTGGACGGCGACTGGGCGTTTTGCGGTGGCATCAACGTGGTGGATGATTTCTTAGACCCCAACCATGGACCGCTGCGGGTGGCACGCTTGGACTATGCGGTTCGGGTGCGCGGCCCCTTGGTGACGCAATGCAGGCAGGCGATGGTGCAGTTTTGGGCCCGATTGGAGGCCAAACTGCAGCTGGAGCAACTGCACTGGAGGGAGATACGCAAGAATTGGCCTGTGTTGGCGTGGCTACCCAGGCCGGCTCTGCCTCTGGTGGCAACTCCGCTGGCCGGCAGCATGGCTGCGTTGGTGCTGCGGGACAATGTCCGGAACCGTACGCGAATTGAACGGGCCTATCTCAAAGCGATCGGTGAGGCCCGGAACGATATCGTCCTGGCCAATGCTTATTTCCTGCCGGGTGTCCGCCTTCGCAGAGCGCTCAAGCACGCGGTGCGCCGTGGTGTTCGCGTACAGGTGGTGGTGCAAGGACAGTACGAATACTTTATGCAGTACCACGCCTCCCGGCCGGTGTTGAGCGAGCTGGTGCAGGCAGGCGTGGAGGTGTACGAATACACCCCGGGATTTCTGCATGCCAAGGTGGCAGTGGTGGATACCATTTGGGCGACGGTCGGTTCGTCCAATCTGGACCCCTTGAGTCTCTTGTTAGCCCGTGAAGCCAATGTGGTGGTCCATGACGTGGATTTCGCCCAGCAACTGGATACAGCCTTGTGTGCTGTCATTCAAACGTCAACACGCCGCTGGGATCTGGCGGCAGACGCAAAACGACCCTGGCACCAGCGGGTGCGGGACCGTCTCGCTTTCGGACTGATGCGGGTTTTGCTCTTCTTTAGTGGTTCCCGCTATTGA
- the folE gene encoding GTP cyclohydrolase I — protein sequence MSSSDTFEGTPVSVKIRERLKASRKRFHANDNIAEYIQPGELETLLDEVEVQMRGVLNSLVIDIENDHNTDNTARRVAKMYLNEVFRGRYVPAPTITEFPNVGHLNELMIVGPITVRSACSHHFCPVIGKIWIGVMPNEHTNVIGLSKYARLAEWIMGRPQIQEEAVVQLADLIQEKTQPDGLAIVMEASHYCMAWRGVKDMDSKMINSVMRGVFLKDPNLRREFLSLIPQKG from the coding sequence ATGAGCTCCTCTGACACATTTGAAGGAACGCCGGTTTCCGTCAAAATCCGAGAACGGTTGAAGGCTTCCCGCAAGCGCTTTCACGCCAACGACAACATTGCCGAATACATCCAGCCTGGTGAGCTGGAGACCTTGTTGGACGAGGTCGAAGTCCAGATGCGTGGCGTCTTGAACAGCCTGGTCATCGATATCGAAAACGACCACAACACAGACAACACAGCCCGCCGTGTTGCCAAGATGTACCTCAATGAGGTGTTCCGCGGCCGCTACGTACCCGCACCCACGATCACCGAGTTTCCCAACGTTGGCCACCTCAATGAGTTGATGATCGTCGGCCCCATCACGGTTCGCAGTGCCTGCAGCCACCACTTCTGCCCGGTCATCGGAAAAATCTGGATCGGTGTCATGCCCAATGAGCACACCAATGTGATTGGTTTGTCCAAATATGCGCGCCTCGCTGAGTGGATCATGGGGCGCCCCCAGATCCAGGAAGAGGCCGTGGTGCAGCTTGCTGACCTGATCCAGGAAAAAACCCAGCCGGACGGCTTGGCTATCGTGATGGAAGCCAGCCACTACTGCATGGCCTGGCGCGGTGTTAAGGACATGGACAGCAAGATGATCAACTCGGTCATGCGCGGCGTGTTCCTGAAAGACCCCAATCTGCGCCGCGAATTTCTCTCTCTCATTCCCCAGAAAGGCTAA
- a CDS encoding BLUF domain-containing protein, protein MLVRLLYASRAIDSNPDAIEAILAQSRNYNPTCGITGILCYGGGIFLQAIEGGRMAVSELYGHIQKDARHKDVVLLHYEEITERRFGGWTMGQVNMSKINTNILLKYAERPELDPYSVSGKVSLALLEELMATASIIGRA, encoded by the coding sequence ATGTTGGTCCGTTTGCTCTACGCCAGTCGCGCTATCGATTCCAATCCTGATGCGATCGAAGCCATTCTGGCCCAGTCCCGCAATTACAACCCTACCTGCGGCATCACCGGCATTCTTTGCTACGGTGGCGGCATTTTCCTGCAGGCGATTGAAGGTGGCCGCATGGCGGTCAGCGAGCTGTATGGCCACATCCAGAAAGACGCGCGCCACAAAGATGTCGTGCTATTGCACTATGAAGAGATCACCGAGCGCCGCTTCGGGGGCTGGACCATGGGGCAAGTGAATATGTCCAAAATCAACACTAATATCTTGTTGAAGTATGCAGAGCGCCCTGAGCTGGACCCGTATTCGGTGTCCGGCAAGGTGTCGCTGGCCTTGCTCGAAGAGCTGATGGCAACCGCGTCCATCATCGGGCGCGCCTGA
- a CDS encoding DMT family transporter encodes MTFTALGLVIFAGLIHASWNIAAKKAGGDSRFAFFTAVVMMVFWAPVGLWLGWQQVPQWDALAWVFIIASGIIHVGYYTVLLRGYRKSDLTVVYPLARGSGPLMSSLFAILVLGEHISALGMTGVLAVVGGVFMVAGGPALFRRSDEPARNARVRKGVVYGLVTGVFIASYTVVDGYAVKVLLLSPILLDYMGNFVRLVFLFPPVVRDLPAARLLWRAQWKYAAMVGIVSPISYVLVLYAMQTAPMSHVAPAREVSMLFAALLGGQLLGEGDRMARLAGAACIAFGVFALALG; translated from the coding sequence ATGACGTTCACAGCCCTGGGGCTGGTGATCTTTGCAGGGCTGATCCACGCTAGTTGGAATATTGCAGCCAAAAAAGCGGGAGGTGACTCCCGCTTTGCGTTTTTCACCGCCGTGGTGATGATGGTCTTCTGGGCACCTGTCGGCCTGTGGCTGGGCTGGCAACAAGTGCCTCAGTGGGACGCGCTGGCGTGGGTCTTTATCATTGCCAGCGGCATCATTCACGTCGGTTATTACACCGTGCTGTTACGCGGCTATCGCAAGTCAGATTTGACGGTCGTGTACCCCCTTGCACGTGGTTCAGGGCCCTTGATGTCCTCATTGTTTGCCATTCTCGTGCTGGGCGAGCATATCTCCGCACTGGGAATGACAGGAGTCTTGGCCGTTGTCGGTGGTGTATTCATGGTGGCTGGCGGGCCCGCACTGTTCCGCCGCTCAGATGAGCCTGCCCGCAATGCGCGCGTGCGTAAAGGAGTGGTCTACGGCTTGGTAACGGGTGTCTTTATTGCCAGCTACACCGTGGTGGACGGCTATGCGGTCAAGGTGCTGCTACTGTCGCCCATCCTGCTGGATTACATGGGCAATTTTGTGCGATTGGTGTTTCTCTTCCCGCCGGTAGTTCGCGACCTGCCCGCTGCCCGGTTGCTCTGGCGTGCGCAATGGAAATACGCAGCGATGGTGGGAATCGTCAGCCCCATTTCCTATGTGCTTGTTTTATATGCCATGCAAACAGCACCCATGAGCCATGTGGCCCCCGCGCGTGAGGTATCCATGTTGTTTGCGGCACTTCTGGGTGGGCAACTGCTGGGCGAGGGCGATCGGATGGCGCGGCTCGCAGGTGCCGCCTGCATTGCCTTCGGCGTGTTCGCTTTGGCGTTAGGGTGA
- a CDS encoding DUF429 domain-containing protein, producing the protein MGLLVGCDFSSSPTSRKAIVCARGSQARGRLVLEGLDKLHSLEAFSQWLRKDPAWIGAFDLPFGLPRELVVALGWPLEWEACMRHYAGLSRDEIRRVFAAFCDARPAGGKFAHRATDAPAQSSPSMKWVNPPVAFMLHAGVPRLLEAGVYLPGLQPRPVPATEESVRVGLEAYPGLIARSVLGNRSYKSDDKAKQTPDRLIARKDLLNALETGQTRWDVRLKLSHAQRDALVDDASGDSLDAVLCLFLAAWAEVQHQQGHLLYGLPQDMDPLEGWIVSA; encoded by the coding sequence ATGGGTTTGTTGGTCGGGTGTGATTTTTCGAGCAGTCCCACATCGCGTAAAGCAATTGTTTGTGCAAGGGGTTCCCAGGCTCGGGGGCGGTTGGTGCTGGAAGGACTGGACAAGCTCCATTCTCTGGAGGCCTTCTCGCAATGGCTGCGCAAAGACCCGGCATGGATCGGTGCGTTTGACCTTCCCTTCGGCCTGCCGCGTGAACTCGTTGTTGCGCTGGGCTGGCCTCTCGAATGGGAGGCCTGTATGCGTCATTACGCTGGCCTGTCGCGGGATGAAATCAGGCGCGTGTTTGCTGCTTTCTGTGACGCACGCCCTGCTGGAGGCAAGTTCGCCCACCGTGCTACTGATGCACCCGCTCAGTCCAGCCCTTCCATGAAATGGGTCAACCCGCCCGTCGCATTCATGCTGCACGCGGGCGTTCCTCGTCTGCTGGAGGCGGGTGTCTATTTGCCCGGCTTGCAGCCCAGGCCCGTTCCTGCGACGGAGGAATCGGTCCGCGTAGGGCTGGAGGCTTACCCCGGCTTGATCGCGCGATCCGTTCTGGGCAATCGCAGCTACAAAAGCGACGACAAAGCCAAGCAGACACCTGACCGTCTCATCGCCCGCAAAGATTTGCTCAATGCCCTGGAAACCGGACAGACCCGTTGGGATGTGCGTTTGAAGCTGAGTCACGCCCAGCGCGATGCGCTCGTCGACGATGCCAGTGGGGACAGTCTCGATGCAGTGTTGTGCTTGTTCTTGGCGGCATGGGCGGAAGTCCAGCACCAACAAGGTCACTTGTTGTACGGCCTTCCACAGGATATGGATCCTTTGGAAGGGTGGATCGTCTCCGCTTAG
- a CDS encoding MinD/ParA family protein: protein MSDVLNPPESAEGNPGVPLKPIGKVIAVTSGKGGVGKTFVSANLAAAMAKRGQRVLVLDADLGLANLDVVLNLYPKITLHDVFTGKAKLEEAIIRAPGGFSVLLAGSGMVEYSRLTPEVRGDFLRIMNGLVPHYDVVILDTGAGISDVVLFAVSLASEVLVVATPEPTSLTDAYATIKVLVGQQKRQTIRLVINQTARLGDGRAITTQLQQVLDRFVTTDTGKPVRLVHMGDIPADPAVRQAVMRRQLLLQAMPGSPAALAISQLAVKVEETVGLRVN from the coding sequence ATGTCTGACGTGCTGAATCCACCCGAATCCGCCGAAGGCAACCCAGGAGTGCCGCTCAAACCCATCGGTAAAGTCATTGCCGTGACCAGCGGCAAGGGCGGAGTCGGTAAAACTTTTGTCTCCGCCAACCTGGCAGCGGCCATGGCCAAGCGTGGCCAACGGGTTCTGGTGTTGGACGCAGATTTGGGCCTTGCCAATCTGGATGTGGTGCTGAACCTCTACCCCAAGATCACTTTGCATGATGTGTTCACCGGAAAAGCCAAACTGGAAGAAGCCATCATCCGGGCGCCGGGCGGCTTCTCGGTGTTGTTGGCAGGCTCTGGCATGGTCGAGTATTCGCGCCTGACACCGGAAGTGCGGGGTGACTTTCTGCGCATCATGAACGGGCTAGTGCCGCATTACGACGTAGTGATACTGGACACGGGTGCAGGCATTTCCGACGTGGTTTTGTTCGCCGTGTCTTTGGCATCTGAGGTACTTGTGGTGGCAACCCCCGAGCCCACATCGCTCACCGATGCTTATGCCACCATCAAAGTACTGGTGGGCCAACAGAAACGACAAACCATCCGCCTGGTAATCAATCAAACAGCCCGCTTGGGTGACGGCCGGGCTATTACCACCCAGTTGCAACAGGTGCTGGACCGTTTTGTCACCACCGACACCGGCAAACCCGTCCGTTTGGTGCATATGGGCGATATCCCTGCAGACCCCGCTGTACGCCAAGCCGTCATGCGCCGGCAATTGCTACTGCAAGCGATGCCCGGCAGCCCTGCAGCTTTGGCGATCTCCCAGTTGGCGGTCAAAGTGGAAGAAACTGTCGGCCTGCGGGTCAACTAA